One window of the Athene noctua chromosome 5, bAthNoc1.hap1.1, whole genome shotgun sequence genome contains the following:
- the LOC141961195 gene encoding uncharacterized protein LOC141961195: protein MQLLAATWSGDDSKLNLAPGQVALGSANYRVQRLGGCNNHLKGEIKAPLNGALCSRPHLMLCGLFKPLRGRRFKCLPPKPGRPQRARSAGSGGSDGEGALLAPVPAAALRDREAAGRSSPGHDAEAGGGAVPGRPRTKFSATQLQELERSFREQRYIGASEKRRLAAALNLSQSQIKTWFQNRRMKFKRQTQDARVEALFSGLFLPYRCYPDTATSSYSRGMEVNVSSTTAVTLHPAMPSTALLLPSVPAQSLQAVLPSPALLLPPSPGSSCYPSVIPAMTLTDDHKRLKFQPYLPSC from the exons ATGCAATTATTAGCAGCTACGTGGTCAGGAGACGACTCAAAACTGAACTTGGCGCCAGGTCAGGTAGCCTTGGGTTCTGCTAACTACCGCGTCCAGAGATTAGGCGGATGTAACAATCACCTGAAAGGGGAGATTAAAGCGCCTCTCAATGGGGCCCTTTGTTCTCGGCCTCATTTGATGCTTTGCGGCCTTTTCAAACCGCTTCGCGGAAGGCGCTTTAAATGTTTGCCCCCGAAGCCGGGGCGGCCTCAGCGAGCGCGGAGCGCCGGCAGCGGCGGGAGCGATGGAGAAGGGGCCCTTCTCG CTCCTGTCCCCGCAGCCGCGCTCCGGGACCGGGAGGCCGCGggccgcagcagccccgggcacgacgcggaggcgggcggcggggccgtgcccgGGCGGCCTCGCACCAAGTTCTCGGCCAcgcagctgcaggagctggagcggAGCTTCCGCGAGCAGCGCTACATCGGCGCCAGCGAGAAGCGGCGCCTGGCCGCCGCGCTGAACCTCTCCCAGAGCCAG ATTAAAACCTGGTTTCAGAATCGTCGTATGAAGTTTAAACGTCAGACTCAAGATGCCAGGGTGGAAGCTCTTTTCTCAGGCTTATTTTTGCCCTACCGCTGTTACCCAGATACTGCTACATCCAGCTATTCTCGTGGGATGGAGGTTAATGTCTCTTCTACCACTGCTGTTACCCTTCACCCAGCTATGCCAAGCACTGCCTTGTTGTTACCTTCTGTTCCAGCTCAGTCCCTTCAAGCAGTTTTGCCAAGTCCAGCTTTACTATTGCCTCCCAGCCCAGGATCATCTTGTTACCCTTCTGTAATTCCAGCAATGACTCTAACCGATGACCACAAAAGACTGAAGTTCCAGCCATATCTTCCTTCCTGTTAA